The sequence ACCCAGCATGTACAGAACCGGAAGCCGCCAGTCCTGAAAACTGACCTCCGAAATTTTCCTCGGTGCGATGGCGAAACAAAATACCTTCATCAGGTATTCGCCAATGGTCCGGGGCAAAAAGCGCGTATCCCGATAGTCTCCAGCCTGCGCCATTGGAGAGTGAAAAAATTGGTTGAAATAGGGAAACAGCGGGTTGTGAAATCGTTTCCACATTTCATAGAGCCAGAACCCGCTCGATGCAGCCATGCCGATCAGCACACCGACGCCGAAAACGAAGGCGAATACAAACCGAACGGCAAACGGAATATCGAAGGTCAAAAACGCAAGACACAGGCCGACGGCATAGACGGCGGACGGTTGCTTGAATCCTGCCGCCAGCCCCACCAGGGTACCGGCGGCGAGCAGAATCGATATGCGCTCAGCCCATGAGGCGTTGAGCAGCCGCTCCTCACGCGAGACAATCAGCAGCAGACTGAGCAAAACGGGCAGGCTGAGCAGGTTGTCACTGAACATGGTGCCCAGTTCACTGACATTTCCAGCGCCGCTGACCCCAGCAACAGCGACCAAAAAGGCGATGATCGGCGCATCCTGCTCCCGCACACGATCCAGAAACCGCCGGGCAATAGCCAGAAGCAGCGGGAAATTCAACCCCTGGATGAAACCGAGCAGGAAGGCGGTGCTCTTGGGCGGAAGCCAGCTCACCGCATAATAGAAGGGGACATATAAGAGAGGATTATAGAAAGATGCGATCTGGGCCGCCAGGGCATCGTATGCCAATCTGCCGTTCAGAAAAGCATAGGGATTGTAAAAATGGTAATTCCGTAAATCCCAATTGGCGTCCTGACCGAGAAGGATGGCAGCAAGTCCGCTCAAGATCGGCATGCCGATCCAGGACAAGAGCGGTATCCCGATCTGCGTCATTCTGTTGGAACGTATGGTTGTGCTCATGAGCGATGGCGTGAACCTTGTGGTGAATCAGGGCAGCGGTCCATTTCGCACTTCAGAAGACCGGCCGATCGATTGGGCGCTCTATAGTATGAAAGCCGATGCCGTGTCAAACAGGATCGGGGTTTTTCGGGCGCTTTCGAACACAAACCGAAGGGTTATCGCAAAACAGGAGTCAGGAGCCGGAATATAGGCGTAAAAAGTTGGAAGAGCGGCGGTTGGCGCCATTTTTCGGTTCCGGGATAGCCCCATACCGATGTGAACCTGCATGCGGGTATGACTCATTTCTGTCTTCCCATGCCCATTTTCCCGACTCCTGGAATCCTGCGCAAGAGCGCGTTCCATTCCTCGATATGCAACAGTTTTGCAGCACCGCTCATGAGAATCAAAAACAGCAGGCCCATCGAGGCACAGAGCGCGAGACTGAGATGAACCTCGGTCAGGGCGGTGAGCGATTGCCGCAGCAATACCCGTATTGGCTCCAGAATCGCTCCCAGAACGATCCCGATGCCGATCATCCTGCCGATGGCCCGGTAAACCAGTGCATGATCCGGATGCGCATGTGTCTTTGCCCATAAGCCGAATAGAATGCCGACCTGAAGCCAGGCGGACAGAGACAGGGAAAAGGCGACCCCCACCGTACCGAATCCCTTCATGAAAAGCACGAAAATCGGGATGCACAGCAGTGCTACCATCGTCCCGATCAGGGAAGGCGTCAGGGTATTCTGCATGGCATAATATCCTCTGACGACAAGGGTTTGTGCGGAAAACGCGAAACTTCCGGCAAGAACCCATGGCAGCAGGCCCGCCGTAATCCGGGTGGCTTCCAGGTCGAATCGCCCCCTTTGAAACAGCAGCACAACGATTTCGTGGCGCATGACCATCAGGAGTACCGACACCGGAATGATGAGAACCAGATACCGGATCGTCGAATTGAGCAGGCGGTTCATCTCGAAGTGTTTTCCCTCTGCCGCAAGCTGGGTAAGATAGGGATAGGATGCTGTCCCGACTGCCTGGCCGAAAACACCGGCAAGCATGAATACGATCCGCAGACCGTAATTGAGCGCTGCAATGCTGCCTGTTGCCAGATAGGAACCGAAAAAGCGATAGAAGATTTCCGTGGAAAAACTCATTCCGATACCCAGAATGAGCGGCAACGTCGTCAGCAGGTATCGTTTGAGAATCGGGTGCCAAAGGTCGAAACAGGGATAGAGACGCAAGCCCGCCCTTCGGGCGCCGATCCATTGCAGCAGAAAATGTCCGAAAAAAGCCCCGGACAGAACACCCCAGGAAAATCCCTCCATGCCGATGCGCCTGCCCAGTGCCAGCCCGCCCAGGATCATGCCGGTATTATAGACGAGCGGCGCCAGGGCCGGAAACAGGAACCGCCCCTGCGCATACTGGACCGCTGATAACAGCCCGCCGATAAAAAAGCAGCCTTGGGCTGGCACGATGATCCGGGTCATGCGGACTGCAGCAGCCAACACACGGGGATCGCTGACCCCCGGAGCCAGCCAGTGCAGCAGCTGCGGGGCAAACACCCATGTCAGAATCAGCACCAGCGCCATCAACAGGCCAAACCCGCTCAGGATGATGGACAGACTTTTCCACCCTTCCTGCTCCCGGTCTGTCACCAGAAAATGCGTGAAAATGGGAATGAAGGTGATCGAGAGGAAACCGCTTCCGGAGGCATGGTTGAGAATTTCGGGTACGATGAAGGCGATCTGATATGCATCGACATCCGGCCCCACCCCCCCGACCCAGGCGATGGTCATCTCCCGAACCAGGCCGAGCAAACGACTGAGAAAGACCGAGGCCATCAGGATCAGGGAAGCTTTACCGATATTCTTTCGACAGGAATCCTTCATGATGTTCTGGCGGATCATTTCCTTTTTGAACTGGATCACCGTTGACAAAGGGGCATAGAAGGCATAATTTTGAACCGGTTTTTCCCAGAAGCACCAATGAGATTCCTTCTTATTCAAGCAAGATGGGGAAAGCCTTCATTTTCATTCTTTCAATTTTCACCATGCCCGGAGGAGCAGCACAATATGCCAGAATCCTTTCATGTTCCCGAAGAAATGACCGGAGCATTCAATCGCCTGATGAACCGCATTGCCCCGGAGCATCGCGATAACGAATCGACCCGACGCATTGTTCTGGCTTTGCTCAAAATCGGCGGAGAGCCTCTTTCCAGACAATGGGCTGAAACGATCAAAAAATCTTTCCCGGATGTTGCCTCTCTGTTCAAAAGACCGACACGGGAGGTTTCCGCCGAAGATGACAATGCGCCTGAAACGGCCGAAACCATATCCGAAGAAGCGCTTTCGGAAGGAGACGACGAGCCGTTCGACCCGAAAATGGAAGACGACCTCGCCGATCCTTCCGAACTGGATTGAACCGCCAAATCGACAGGGTGTTTTCTCAGCTGCCTTCTTCAAGGCGGATGGCTACGGATCGGGCATGTGCGCCCAGCCCTTCGGTTTCGGCAAGCCGCATCACGTGTTCAGCCTCTTTCACGAACGCTTCCTTCGAATAATAGATCAGACTCGTCTTCTTGATGAAATGTTCCACGGACAGCGCCGATGAAAATCGTGCGCTGCCTGCCGTAGGCAGGACATGGTTGGGGCCTGCAATATAATCGCCCATGGGTTCCGGCGTATAATGACCGGCAAAGACAGCGCCTGCATGACGAATATCCGGCAGCAAATCGAAGGGCTTCTCCACCAGAAGCTCCAGGTGCTCGGGTGCGATCCGGTTGGCCAGCACAATGGCCGCTCCCATGTCCGGAACCACAAAGATCGCGCCATAATGGGCAAGCGATTCCTTGGCGATATCCTGCCGATGCAAATCCGTAAGCTGTTTTTCAATCTGATCGGAAACACCGGCGGCAAGTTGCTGCGATGTCGTAATCAGAATTGCAGATGCGACACGATCGTGTTCGGCCTGTGAAAGCAGGTCTGCAGCCGCAAATTCGGCTCGGGCGGATGAATCGGCAAGGATGAGGATTTCACTGGGTCCGGCGATCATGTCGATACCGACCATGCCGGATACGATTTTTTTGGCCAGTGTCACATAGGTATTTCCCGGTCCAACGATCACATCGCAGCGATCGATACGCTCGGTACCAAAGGCCATTGCCGCGATGGCCCATGCGCTTCCCGCCTTGAAAACGTCGTGCACTCCTGCCCTGGATGCCGCAACCAGCAAATGCGGATCGATATTTCCGTTCCGATCCGCAGGGGTCGTCATCACGATACGGCGGACACCTGCGATGCAAGCAGGAATCGCACCCATAAGCACCGAAGATACCAGCGGTGTTTTTCCACCCTTCCCTCCGGGAACGTAAATACCTGCAACATCAACCGGATGAACGATCTGCCCGGTCAAGACGCCTGATCGATCGGTCATCATTCGGGAATGGGGTGCCTGCATCCGATGAAAGCGCTCTATCTGCACGTAGGCCAGATCGAGAGACTGGCGGAAGGATTCGGAAATCATTGTTTCAGCATGCCGAAATTCGGCTTCGCCAACCCGAAGCCCATCGACGGAAAGCTCGGGAGAATCGAATCGGTTGACATAGGCTATGACGGCTTCATCTCCCTTGAGACGTACCTCCTGGATGATCCGCTGGACCGCAACCTCATCTTTCCTGCCGTAAACGAGTTTTCGGCGAGAAATCTTCTGAAGCCTGTTTTCAGCGGCCCTGGATGGATAACGATAAATACGAATACTCATCATCTGTCCTTATTGGGTGCCTGAACGGCAACCCCGTTTTTTGCCTGCACCGAACCGGAGGGCAGGCAGCTTGGCGATACAGCGGGTACTTTGTCTGAAGCAGCGGCACTCACGTATACGGTCACGACTTATGCATGTTACGGGCTGAACCGTATCGATAAACGCCCACAAGGGAGCACGCCACGACCCCGAGATGCCCATCAACCACAGGGGATACTTTTCTTAAAAATTTCAGCTTGAAGCCTCCATGCGGAGAATCCCGAGAATTTCCGCCATATCCGTTGGAATCGGCGCACAAAATGACATCCAATCCCCGGTAACCGGATGATGAAAGGCCAGCTTCCATGCATGCAACATCGGGCGAGGCATCATGGCGACAAGCCTTGCATGGCGACCCAGGGCCATTTTCCGGCCATAGACCGCGTCTCCGGCAATGGGATGGCCAATGGCCGATAAATGTACCCGAATCTGGTGCGTTCTTCCTGTTTGAATGTCGATTTCAAGAAGCGTTGCCTTTTCAAAGCGTTCCTGAATTCGCCAGCAGGATACGGCCTTTCGGCTTTTGGCGGCATGCACGGACATTTTTTTCCGATCCACCGGATGCCTTCCAATCGGAAGATCGATCCGTCCTTCCGGGGTGTTCATTCGGCCGCACACCAGCGCCACGTAAGTCTTTCGAACCAGCCGCTGTTTGAACTGGATCGCAAGTC comes from Desulfatirhabdium butyrativorans DSM 18734 and encodes:
- a CDS encoding RluA family pseudouridine synthase, giving the protein MTSGRIHTIPVPPEADGKRLDVFLTEHLPECSRSFIANLIQHDRVFTGEARVRKAGVRVRSGECIRIDIPEPEPIETPPEPIPIHPLYEDEAILVLDKQPGLVVHPAPGHASGTLVNAILFHCSNLASIGGKIRPGIVHRLDKDTSGVLVVAKSDTAQNGLAIQFKQRLVRKTYVALVCGRMNTPEGRIDLPIGRHPVDRKKMSVHAAKSRKAVSCWRIQERFEKATLLEIDIQTGRTHQIRVHLSAIGHPIAGDAVYGRKMALGRHARLVAMMPRPMLHAWKLAFHHPVTGDWMSFCAPIPTDMAEILGILRMEASS
- a CDS encoding glycosyltransferase 87 family protein, which gives rise to MSTTIRSNRMTQIGIPLLSWIGMPILSGLAAILLGQDANWDLRNYHFYNPYAFLNGRLAYDALAAQIASFYNPLLYVPFYYAVSWLPPKSTAFLLGFIQGLNFPLLLAIARRFLDRVREQDAPIIAFLVAVAGVSGAGNVSELGTMFSDNLLSLPVLLSLLLIVSREERLLNASWAERISILLAAGTLVGLAAGFKQPSAVYAVGLCLAFLTFDIPFAVRFVFAFVFGVGVLIGMAASSGFWLYEMWKRFHNPLFPYFNQFFHSPMAQAGDYRDTRFLPRTIGEYLMKVFCFAIAPRKISEVSFQDWRLPVLYMLGLAASIRWLSNRGSAGQTSQPSFNPLKERHSMEPFLFSFLAVSYLAWLKLFAIFRYAMVIEMLAPLGIWLVIRKLDGSTGRRRILSLVCIGMVLVTTQPADWGRVRWGADYFGADLPQLADPDHTLVLMAGTDAISYLIPLFPPKVRFLRIQSFFNLYAEKSGYDTWMAQRIQEHHGPMFVLYRASGVQAAQDALTSFGLRQDRKSCTRFMPRLEENEDAPLLFCTVMKAS
- the hisD gene encoding histidinol dehydrogenase gives rise to the protein MSIRIYRYPSRAAENRLQKISRRKLVYGRKDEVAVQRIIQEVRLKGDEAVIAYVNRFDSPELSVDGLRVGEAEFRHAETMISESFRQSLDLAYVQIERFHRMQAPHSRMMTDRSGVLTGQIVHPVDVAGIYVPGGKGGKTPLVSSVLMGAIPACIAGVRRIVMTTPADRNGNIDPHLLVAASRAGVHDVFKAGSAWAIAAMAFGTERIDRCDVIVGPGNTYVTLAKKIVSGMVGIDMIAGPSEILILADSSARAEFAAADLLSQAEHDRVASAILITTSQQLAAGVSDQIEKQLTDLHRQDIAKESLAHYGAIFVVPDMGAAIVLANRIAPEHLELLVEKPFDLLPDIRHAGAVFAGHYTPEPMGDYIAGPNHVLPTAGSARFSSALSVEHFIKKTSLIYYSKEAFVKEAEHVMRLAETEGLGAHARSVAIRLEEGS
- the murJ gene encoding murein biosynthesis integral membrane protein MurJ, coding for MIRQNIMKDSCRKNIGKASLILMASVFLSRLLGLVREMTIAWVGGVGPDVDAYQIAFIVPEILNHASGSGFLSITFIPIFTHFLVTDREQEGWKSLSIILSGFGLLMALVLILTWVFAPQLLHWLAPGVSDPRVLAAAVRMTRIIVPAQGCFFIGGLLSAVQYAQGRFLFPALAPLVYNTGMILGGLALGRRIGMEGFSWGVLSGAFFGHFLLQWIGARRAGLRLYPCFDLWHPILKRYLLTTLPLILGIGMSFSTEIFYRFFGSYLATGSIAALNYGLRIVFMLAGVFGQAVGTASYPYLTQLAAEGKHFEMNRLLNSTIRYLVLIIPVSVLLMVMRHEIVVLLFQRGRFDLEATRITAGLLPWVLAGSFAFSAQTLVVRGYYAMQNTLTPSLIGTMVALLCIPIFVLFMKGFGTVGVAFSLSLSAWLQVGILFGLWAKTHAHPDHALVYRAIGRMIGIGIVLGAILEPIRVLLRQSLTALTEVHLSLALCASMGLLFLILMSGAAKLLHIEEWNALLRRIPGVGKMGMGRQK